Genomic segment of Arachis hypogaea cultivar Tifrunner chromosome 11, arahy.Tifrunner.gnm2.J5K5, whole genome shotgun sequence:
GATGTAGCATCATTTCCATTTTGACAATGAGGTTAAGACTTAAGAGTTTGATCCTTGGGTATACCTATCTCTTAAATGAATGAGTTCTAGCAGAAACTAGATTAAGCCTCTGCATTGTCAAGTTTAAGCCCAAATGGAATTTTTTGAGGGCATGTTAGTGATATTTTGCCATTCAAGAATCTCCATTAACAGTTTAAGTATTTAGGAAAGAGGGCACCTAATACCATTAAACCGCTTAATTTTAGAAACGTCATCGTTATGTTTACCTAATCATAAACTCATGGTAATGTTTcctttaactagtctttttcttggGGTTTTCAATTGTAGCCACTAGAACAGTTGGTGTTATCAGTAAAATTGATCAGGCTGCTGCAGAACCAAAAGCTCTTGCAGCAGTGTAGGCTCTCCTATTGAACCAGGGACCCCCCAAAACATCTGATATTACATGGGTTGCTTTGATTGGGCAATCTGTATCTATAGCTTCTACACAGTCTTGGAGTGCAGCATCTGAGAACTCTTTGTAAACTGCTTGGCGAGCAGAGACTGAAAGTTTGAAATCAATATTGACTGGAGCTCCTCCAAACAAGCTTGGGAGAGTTGCCTTGGTTGAGTCTCTTGCTGGACAGATTTGCAACCGCATGAAACTAAGGCTTCCAATTCTTCTCACTGGGTacttagtttttgttagcttatGTTTCCTTGTTTAGTATAAATGTCATATTTCCCAGCAAGGAACAGGATTAAGGGAGACTGAGCATGTTGTGTAACATGAAAATGGATAATGACTGCAAAGGGAGTGCACATTCAATTTAAAAGTGATGAAAAATCACATTGTTAAATTTAGATTTATACTACTAATTATCTGTAAAATGCATTTATAACTAATAACAAATGGCTCACTTTAGAGTGTgttgtttaattttattaagtTGGCTTGGGGTTTTGAGTGGCTTCAAAAACTATGATGATCCTttgctaaaaattaaaaatgctaCAATCTTTTGATTTTTATATGGCAATGTTTAGGTCTTCTCAATGCTCGATACAAGTAGCCTGTACCATGCAGTAGCTACTTGTAagttgtttagatttaattagTTCTTTTATTGCGGTGAAAAATGAATAACGGCATTTATTTCAACTTCTGTGAGCTTCTTGAACATAAATATCACATACCTTATTTAATTTGCAGATTGTAGCTGTACACTTAGTGTTGCACTTTGCATTGGTGACTCCTTTATAATATGTTTACCCTTTTAATTCTATAGGAGGTGATGAACATGCCAGATTTGGCTATGCAATCTTTGGCCTTAACAATTCACCATTTAAAGGAATTTGGGTTTGAGAGAATTGTATGCTCAGGTTTTTCTTTAAGGCCATTCTCAAGAAATATGGAAATGACCTTTTCAGCCAATGCGTTTCAACAACTAGAGGTAATTATATCTGGAGCATAATTTTTATTGGCATGCTGGatgatttcttttttctttttctgtttgtttTGAACTGTGATAACAAACTGTTATTGTATGTACTTTAATTTTCATCACACCATTTTGGACTCTGTTGTGTATACTTGTTGCTAATGGATGTTTCTATGTGAtttcagattttaaaaaataatagtgaTGGATCTGAGAATGGAACCTTGCTGCAAATTATGAATCGCACCCTTACTATATTCGGTTCTAGGCTTCTTAGGCATTGGGTACGAGGTGCTTCTAGTTTTGATAATCCACCATTGAATGTTGAATTATTGATTCTTTCAGCTAAAGAAAATCCTTTATCTAATTGTTCTTATTCATGAAACAGGTATCTCACCCGTTATGCGATCAGACCATGATTTCTGCTTGTCTTCATGCTGTATCTGAAATTGCAGAGTCCATGAAACAGgtatcaaaatatttattttacatgATTCGCTTTCATTCTCATGGGAATACTCGTAGTAGTCTCACGATGGAATCGAACCCTATTGAGAACTATGAAAATTCAAGCATCTCCTTTAATTTATATAGCTTTGATGAGACTTGTGACACGGTGTTCTTTGACATGAAAAGACTGTGGCCCTTTCATCAAGTGGATGAACTTCAATAAGTACTGACTACGTACTAATAAGTGGTCTTTGATTACATTAAGGATTATCTTCAATCGTAACCATAATTTAAAGCCCTGGTGAAGAGCTTCATGAAAGATTAGTGCTAGCTGTAGGGGAAAGGATATTGGCGGAGACCACTTTATCAaactttaatttcttcttttttgttttatagTTAGTATATTGTGAAGCATGCAATTCTTTCTGTTTCCATAAATAAGCTAATTAGGAAACCTAAAAATATATCagcaatagtatttttattttatttgtaattcatTAATTCCAGAATTGTGTTctttattttaatatgatttcATGGTTGGTGCTGATTGTTGCAGTCACACTATGTTTTGTTGCTCTGTTCCTTCAAAGAACAACTCCCAACATGTTCGTGTCCATGCAATGAAAGCAGTAATGGCTTGCTGGGAGATTGAGCAATCCTTACAAAGTCTAACAGGTGCAATAATTgtgttcttttttcattttttatcttaaaataataataataataaaccaagttgtgaaatgaaaattaattaaaatgaacatgattttttttcagaaaaaagtTGGGCGTGAAAATAAGTACTCTAGAGCAAGACAAAAGAAGGATTGGACTGAGGATAGAAATTATGATGACAAAGTGCACCAAAAGCTATGATGAAAATTTTATGTATTAAGAGCTACATgttaagatatttataattaaaaaattatattatgttaGATACTTTATTTGTATAGgggttattacttttgatttttaatactaaaaaataatatattatgtttaatacattgttttgagttatataatattttctttatgagtattgattttttgttattgaaaaagtataataaaaaaattatttgtttaattcgATAAAAATGATGGTTAAAATTTGTCTTTGTAAATGATAAAAAATGTCACTATTATCCGGAAAAAAAGGCGGTTTGTAACTGCCATTTTAAATAACATGTAATGCCATTTTAATTcggtaaaaatggcggtttcaAACGCCATTTTAACCAACTAAAAATGCCGTTTTAACCAATCAAATTATTGCTTTGTcagggtaaaaacggcggttcgTAAACGtcgttttaaccaaccaaaatgtCATTTTCATCCTGGAAATAACggtggtttgaaccgccattttaactAATCAAAACCGCTGTTTTAACcctggaaataacggcggtttgaaccgccgttttaaccaactAAGAAATTGCCGTTTTATTTGGAAAtaatggcggtttgaaccgccgttttaacctatccaaaaaccgccgttttaaccatgGGAATTGTGGCGGTTTTTAGAAAACtgccgtaataaccagaatggcgcccagaattaCGTCGTTTTCTAAAACCGCCATTtctggtaataatggcggttcaaaccgccgtaaatACCCAAAAAAACTGCCATTTTAACGAAATTTTTTTGTAGTGGATCCCTCATATTTGTCAATATATgcttattagacaaggatagtgatatCAATTTTTATGTCTTAGCTAAGAGTTCTTTTGCCATTCAtattttagttttagttgtttaatTAATTCTATAATAGAATTAGATTCATATATTGTCTTGTTAGATTGCCATTTACTTAGATATTGCTTTAATTGTCTTGATTTAATTTCTTGcgatttaagtttcttgcatgtTAAGCCTTGTTAGTTTAAATTCTTGCGTAAGTCTTTCAATCCTGGAATTTTAGCCAACTTTGATGCACAAATTTGCCAATTCTCGTGAGGACGACTCGGGAGtaatactctcagttatttttattgggttgaacttgtgacaaccaatttaaatttgattgagagcTAGTTGtcagtttggaactatacttcaATGTGATTCTCATTGATAAATTCTAGACCGACGATCGgctcccatcaagtttttggcgccgttgccagggaatgaTTGCAATGTGTCTTAATGTTGGTTATGCAAATATGTAGATAGTGTACATAGTTTACTTGCTTTAATTTGTCTTTATTTTAAGTCTCTTTAATTCATGAGCTTATGCTTTCTAAGTTGAATGACTCGGTCACAACCGGATTCTAGTTTAGCCGAATTTGATCTTGAACTTGAAAGAAATTTACTTCACATTCGGCAAGCTAGACATCAGTTAGACTATACGGCTAGTGCATCAGCCTCTTTTAAGGGACCTTCCGCCGACACACTAGTCCAATCCGAGAGCGATTTAGAATTCTCATTCAACGAAGAAACTTCTTACTCTTCTGTTGGGACTGCTGACATACCTTGCTGATAATCATATGGAGGAACCTCGAAGGATCACCTTGCATGAACAAGGAGCGCCTGACCTTGTTCTTCAACCACTCCAAGCACAGTACCCAAACATGGAAAaatagcttgatcaatttattacATATGTATCATGGATTGCATGACCAAGATCCTTTTAGACATTTGAGGGATTTCCAAGTGGCTTGTGCTACTGCTAGGACACATGGCTCCGATGAAGTTGTTATGGTCTTtgctttttccttttctcttgatGGTAAACAAAAGAATGGTTTTATTCTCAACCTGACGAAGTGGTAACCGTTTGGGATTCATCGTGAATTCCTTCCTCCGAAAAGAACTTACTACATTTGAAAGAAGATTTCTAGCATTATGCAAAGGGACCAATAGTCACTCCATGAGTATTAGACTAGATTCAAGAGATTGTTGGAGTCTTGTCCTCATTGTAGGATGGATGATCATTTACTCATTAGCTATTTTTGTGGAGGCCTTTGTGCACAAGACAAGAGGCTCCTTGATGCATCTAGCGGTGGCTCTCTTGTTAAATACAAGACGGCAGATGAAGCATGGATATTGATTAATGACGTTGCCGAAGCAACCCAACATGCTAAAGTGAGAAATAATCCTCCAATGAGTGTGGCGGAAGTGTTTTCTTTCGATTCGGCTTTGACTAAGGTATTTGGAGAGATGACTACTCTTCTCAAAAAAATTCATCAAGGGCAAAAATCATCTTCATCTATCCAAACTATTCAAACTCCACTCCAAATCCTACAAATTGAGGGGGACCTCCAAGGGTGTGTAATGTGTGTTCTTGCACTTCACACTATACTGATCAACATCCCCAAATTCAAGGAGATTATACTCTTGCGGTAGCTAACTTTTACAACAACCGTTCTTCCTACCACTCTTAAAATCAAGGCAATTACTCTCATGACAATAATTACAACCAAAGGTGGAATCAAGGGCCGCCCAATCCTCCTTCTCAGTACCAACACAATTACCAATTCTCTTCTCAACCACCATTCAACAACAACTCTTACCAGGGCAACAAAAATCAACACAATCAACCATTTTAACATCTACAACaaaacaaatccaacaaccaaagaTACTAACCACCTCACCAAAGACAAGTCCTTACCAACcaaccttctttttcttttacaacCCAACCATCTATTGAATAATCCCTTCATCCATTCTTCCAAGAACAAGAAAGAATCCGGTCTATGGTGAAGAGACAAGAAACCCAAATGGCCTCTATAGCCGAGATGCTCTCTAGAATATCCTTACCTCCTCCCACTAATACTATCAACACCTCCTAGGCTTCTAGTTCCTCTAGCCTTCCTTCCCAACCCCTTCCTAACCCAAAAGGTGGCCTTAATGATATCACTTTAAGGTCCGAAACCGTGTTGAAAGAAGTGACTCCCAAGACCATGGAGGATATCCATGATGAGGAGGTAGTTGTTAAAGCACATATTGAAAATGAGAAAGAGGAAACAAGGTAAGAAAAAGATGAAGTGAACATCAAAGAGCTTAAGACGAAGGCCGTGATGGATGAGTCCATCCCTTTTCTTTCATGGTGAAGAAAGCTAAAAAGACTCCGGAATTTGACCTCAATATGTTGCAAATCTTCAAAAAAGTTGAGGTAACAATTTTTCTCCTTGATGTTATTCAATAAATTCCTAAATATGCCaaattcttgaaagatttgtgcacacataaaaatagaattttggtGAGCTTGAAACTTTGTCTTTGGGTAGCTTTATATCCTTATTAATGAACTCCATTCCGCAGAAATGTTATTCGGGACCATGCTTGATTTCTTGTTGGATTGGTGGTGTTGCTTTCTATGATTCTATGTGTGATTTCGGAGCATGTGTGAGCATCATGCTCCTTTCCGTGTTTGCAAGGTTGAAGCTAGCACCTTTGAAGAGGTCGGCCGCTAAGTTTGTTTTGGCCGACAAAAGTGTCATCACTATAGTTGGAATAGCAGAGGATGTGCTTAGTAAAACTAAGAGGAAAGATTCCTTACAAGCACATCCTCTACTATTCCAACTACAGTGATGACACGTTTGTCGGCCAAAACAAACTTAGCGGCCGATCTCTTCAAAGGTGCTAGCTTCAACCTTGCAAACACAGCATgatgctcccaagtcacacatacaatcataaaAAGCAACACCACCAATCCAAGAAGAAACCAAGCATGACCCAGATCACTACGTTTTTCTAGAATGTAgttcatcaatgaaaatatagagctatccaaagacaaaGTTTCAAACTCACCAATTCTATCCTTATGTGTgcacaaatctttcaagaacttggcatatttaGGGatttgttgaataacatcaaggAAAAAAATtacctcaattttttttttgaagactTGCAACATATTGAGGTCAAATTCCAGAGTCTTTTTTTAGCTTTCTTCACCATAGAAAGAAAGGGAATGGTGATGGACTCATCAATTACTGCCTTCCTCCTAAACTCCTTGATGTTCACTTCATCTTTTTCTTGCCTTATTTCCTCTTCTTCATCCCCAATTTGTGCTTCAACAACTATCTCCTCATCATGGATATCCTCCATGATCTTAGGAGTCACTTCTTCCAACACAGTTCCAAACCTTAAAATGATGGCAATTAAGCTACCTTTTGGATTAGAAAGGGGTTGGAAAGGAAAGCTAGAAAAACTAAAAGCTTTGGGGGTGTTGGTAGTATTAGTGGGAGGGGACAAGGACATTCTAGTGAGCATCTTGGCCATAGAGGTCATTTGAATGTCTTGTCTCTCCACCATAGATCGGATTCTTTCTTGTTCTTGGAGGAATGGACGAAGTGATTCTTTAATAGATGGTTGGGTTGTAGAAGAAGAAGGTTGGTTGGTAATGACTTGTTGTCTTTGATGGGGTAGTTGGTATCTTTGGTTGTTAGGTTGGTTTTGTTGTGAATGTTGAAATGGTTGATTATGATGATTTTTGTTGCCTTGGTAAGAGTTGTTGAATGATGGTTGAGAAGATGATTGGTAATTGTGTAGGTATTGATAAATTGGATTGGCCGGCTCTTGATTCTACCTTTGGTTGTAGTTGCTCCCTTGAGAGTTATCCCGCCACTCTGGATGTAATTATTGTCATGAGAGTAATTGCCTTGATTTTGAAGGTGGTAGGAAGAACGATTGTTGTAAGGATTAGCTACCACAAGAGTATAATCTCCTTGAATTTGATCAGTGTAGTGTGAAGTGCAAGAACACACACAACACACCCTTGGAGGTCCCTCAATTTGTAGTATTTGGGGTGGAGCTTGAATAGCTTGGATAGATGAAGATGATTTTTGTTGAGAAGAATAGCCATCTCCCCAAGTACCTTGGTCAAAACCGAAGCCGAAGAAGACACTTCTACCTGCACTCTTTGGAGGATTATTTCTCACTCTAGCATGTTGAGTTGCTTCGACAACGTCATTAATCAATCTTCATGTTTCATCTGTCGTCTTGTATTTAACAAGAGAGCCACCGCTAGATGCATCAAGGAGCCTCTTGTCTTGTGCACAAAGACCTCCACAAAAGTAACTAATGAGTAAAGGATCATCCATCCTACGATGGGCACAAGACTCCAACAATCTCTTGAATCTAGTCTAATACTCATGGAGTGACTATTGGCCCCTTTGCATGATGCCAGAAATCTCTTTTCGGATGTAATCAGTTCTTTTCGGAGAAAAGAATTTGTCcaagaactcctttctcaatGAATCCAAGCGGTTACCACTTCGTCAGGTTGAGAATAAAATCATTCCTTTGCTTGTCcctcaacagaaaaggaaaaagtAAAGACCATAATAGCAACTTCATCGGAGCCATGTGTCCTAGCAGTAGAACAAGCCACTTGGAAATCCCTCAAGTGTCTAATAGAATCTTGGCCACGCAATCCATGATACTTAGgcaataaattgatcaagctattCTTCAATTTAAAATTAGCGTCCATGTTTAGGTACTGTGCTTCGAGTGGTTGAAGAACAAGGTTAGGCGCTCTTTATTCATGCAAGGTGATCATTTGAGGTTCCGCCGTATGATTATCGGTTGCAATACTCAAAGGTATGTCAGCAGTCCCAACAAAAGAGTAAGAAGTTTCTTCGTTGAATGAGGATTCTAAATCGCTCTCGGATTGGACTAGTGTGTCGGAAAGTCCCTCAAAAGAGGCCGATGCACTAGCCGTATAATCTAACCAATGTTTAGCTTGCCAAATGTGAAGTAAAATTCTTTCAATTTCAAGATCAAATTCGGCTAAACTAGGATCCAATTGTGACCGAGTCATTCAACTTGAAAACCATAAGCTCATGCATTAAAAAGACTTAAAATAAAGACAAACTAAAGCAAGTAAACTATATAAATTAtctacatattcacataaccaacatTAAGACATACATTGCAACCATTCCCCAGCAACGACGCAAAAAATTTGATGGGAGCCAATCGTCGGTCTAGAATTTATCAATTAGAATCACGTCGAAGTATAGCTCCAAACAGACAACTAGCTCTCTATCAAAGTTTAAATTCGTTGTCACAtgttcaacccaataaaaataaccgagagtattactcCCGGGTGTCCTCACGAGAATGGGCAAATGTGTGTATCAAAGTTGGCTAAAATTCTAGGGTTGAAAGACATAAGCAAGAATTTAAACTAACAAGGCTTAACATGCAAGAAACTCAAATCGCAAGAAATTAAATCAAGACAATTAAAGCAATATATAAGTAAATGGCAATCTAACAAGACAATATATGAATCTAATTCTATTCTAGAATTAattaaacaactaaaactaactaaagtaaGAATTGCAAAAGAACTATTGGCTAAGGTATACGAATTGAGATCACCATTCTTGTCTAATAACTATATATTGACAAATATGAGGGAtccatgatgcgtgagcatctttcctatcttttcctagtgaatttgcatgtaatttgttgagtttaattaagaattaattatattttagccactatggatgctattttgagttttgtgcaatactgtttattttaggtagcattcggctggatttgatggagtttctgcaacacaagaatcaaaggagatggcagcgaggagcgacgcgcacgcatgcctgacgcgtgcgcgtgatttggaaatatccatggcgacgcgtgcgcgtgactgacgcgtacgcgtaatttgaagatttgctcagcgacgcgtgcgtGTGACTCGCGGAAAAAgaccattgacgcgtacgcgtgacatgcgcaagGTGCAAAAAAACGCAGAAagacgttgggggcgatttctgggctgttttgacccagtttccagcccagaaaacacagattagaagctgcaaaaTGGAAAATCAAGTGGCCCCCACCCATCAGCAGAAGACTTGTtcattaattcgaatttaaattcaaatttaatttttaaataggaaaagatattattttaattttaattttagaaatttgatttttaaattattaggattagttataaaaggggatTCAGATccatcagattggaactcagtacattttacctgaatccttattttccctctcaattatgagcaactaatcctccattgttaaggttatgaactctgtctatttctatcgattaatttaattactttttctattttaattcatgtatggatttataatttaagaattgttatcgctctttatcttatgaatttgggtgaaacggaagtatgaccctctttctacttgagttcttgtaaaacttggaaaagctctttacttgaacaacagcttgaaaacatattctcctaaattttaattatctggatttaacgggatacgtgacatataatccctttatttttgggtaattagagtttttgtggcatacaaattggaatttgatcatcaccctctaattggaattaattgaccaaggaattggttgttgatgaattttagaagaGACTAGGAAGGTATAAGGAATTAGGgactagtcacatatagtttgccataaattaaattctACATAATTAAAAGAGTTAGTAacaaaagttaatccggaagaaTAGATAACTCTTAAGCCTTGACTatcttcttcatattttcttcccaaagtatttacttgccttttttcaatattctttatatcgtttaatgtcttttatattgcatctcaacactattttctgtttgtctaactaatcctatcaaacactattgttgcttaatccatcatttctcgtgggatcgaccttactcacgtaaggtattacttggtacgatccaGTAGACTTGCCAGTTAGTCTGTGGTTAGAAAatccgcaccaaatttttggcgccgttaccggggattgatcgtgattgacaactactcgttgtttgattttttagattagataattttattttattaatattaattttcttgatttcgctatttatttttttttcttttttccgttcttttgttttcatttccctttttccttttttttattttacttctttttttttcctttaaaaaaaactttacgtcatttttttcttttttttcgttacACTTTCTTTCGTTTACTTTCCCCCTCCCCTTTATAccgtatcttttttttatttaattaaaaaaataaaacaaaaaatataaataaataaataattaggattaatacttttttttatttctgaaattaagtttggtgtcacctagtgattttgttttattttacttatctatactttaaaaaaaattcgaaagttttaatttttttggttgttttgttttattattttacacaggttacctcacagggacttctctgcactctgacgtagagagtcccatcttttcttgtcttctgtttgtttatgcgtaggaacagagataaagaacatctcttagactttgatcctgaacctgaaagaactttcaggcggcgtttgcaacaagcaagactttataaggctgcagaatccactatggatcctaataataatgctaatgccaatgtggcaaatccgaatggggatgagcaacaaaggagagtgcttggctcttattctgcccctactgcggatctttatggaaaaagcattgtggtgcctcctatagctgcaaacaactttgagttgaagccacaattggtcacccctggtgcaacaaaactgccaataTCATGGACTTgctcatgaagatccaaatcagtttaTATCCGATTTTCtgtagatttgtgatactgtgaagacaaatggagtgaacccagagatgtacaaactcatgctcttcccgtttgctctgagggataaagcaaagctgtggttagattcccaaccaaaggagagtctgaatacttGGAAAAAAGTTGTTACAgaatttctcactaaatttttcccaccaaagaagctgactaagctcaggttggaggttcagactttcagacagaaggagggtgaaactctttatgaagcttgggaaagatacaagatactgactaggcaatgccctccggacatgttttccaaatggacccaactagatatcttttatgaatatttgggtgagatgtccaagatgagcctagacacttctgcaggcagttcactgcacaagaagaagacaccagaggagactattgagctgattgaattggttgcaagcaaccaatatttatactcatctaacaggaatcctgtgaactctgagacccctcagaagagaggcgtgttggaagtagaagctgttaatgctcttcttgctcaaaacaagctaatgtctcagcaaataaatctacttactcaacagatgggtggcatgcaagtctcagctatcaacacacaAAATTCACCACAAGAAATCtcctatgacatgacaggtaattttgtgcaaaatgataattatgattatgctcaaccttcttctgaacaggtgaattacatggggaatggtcctaggaatcccaacaatgatccatattctaaggcATACAATCAGgtgtggaggaatcacccaaattttggatggagagatcaacctcagagacctcagaacttcaacaatagttctcagggcggtttccagcagaacaatgatttggaagcaatattgacaggttttagacaggaaaccagagcatccatcaagaacctggagattcaaatgggtcaattagccacaaaaattaatgaaattgatcagcggaccactaatagccttcctggtaacacaattccaaatccaagagaggaatgcaaggctatcaccgtcATAAGTGAA
This window contains:
- the LOC112720709 gene encoding DNA mismatch repair protein MSH3, translating into MWSTMMLYCWYSFLLLKHQKFLHHEPSEWQRSMMQNEVMNMPDLAMQSLALTIHHLKEFGFERIVCSGFSLRPFSRNMEMTFSANAFQQLEILKNNSDGSENGTLLQIMNRTLTIFGSRLLRHWTMISACLHAVSEIAESMKQSHYVLLLCSFKEQLPTCSCPCNESSNGLLGD